CGCTGCGCATGACCCGCACCCTGAACCGCTAAGCCGCGGCACTACACGGCCCCGGCCACGACAAAAGCCCGTTCGAACCTCGGCTCCAACGGGCTTTTTCATGGCTGGGCTCAGGCCGGTGCCCCACCTTGTCGGGCGTAGTCGTGATTGATGCTCAACGCCCCCATCGCCGGAGCATCCAACTCCAGCACCAGGCCGCCGGGCAAGCGGACGAAGATCTGCCAGATGCCGTCTTCCGGCACCTGCGCCACTTGATGCTCCAGGCCACTGGCCTGCACCCGGCGCAACACGGCTTCGGCTGCCTCCTGGGTACTGAAGGCGATGTGGCTCAGTTGCGGCTCAGGGCAATGGGCCTGTTCGATGACGTGCACCAGCGCCGCCTCGCCCTGGTACAACCAGCGCCCGGGAAAGGGAAACGGCGGCCGCCGGCCCGTTTGCAGGCCCAGCAGATCGGCGAAGGCCTGCTGCAACGCCTCGCCCTCGGCGCAGTTGAACGCCAGGTGATCGAAGCGCCAGTTCATAGCAAGCCTCCACCATCGACATCGATCAGGCTCCCGCTGATAAAGCCGTTCTCCATGGCCAGGATAAAGGCCGCCGCCACCTCATCCGGCTGGCCGACGCGGCCCACCGGCAGGTTGGCACCGGTGCGGGCGAACATGGCTTCGCGGGCGTCCTCGGGCATCCCGGCATAGGCTTCGGTGGCGGTGACCCCGGGGCTGATGACATTCACCCGGCGTGGCGCCAGCTCCTTGGCCAGGTGCTTGCCCAGGGCTTCGAGGGCGGCGTTGAGGGTGGTCTTGAGCACTTGCCCGGGGACCATTTTGCGCGACAGCAGGCCCGAGGTCAGGCTGATGCTGCCTTGCGGCGCGAGTGTCGGCAGCGCCGCCTGGACCGCGCGCCACACGCCCCAGAACTTCACCTCAAAAGCCCGCTGGGCATCCAGCAGATCGGTGTCGGCCAGGGGCTTGGCGGCAATGGCCGGACCGGCGCTGATCACCAGGTGATCGAAGGCCCCCACCCTGGCGAACAAGGCCTGGAGACTGGCGGTATCGGTAATGTCCACGGCGATGCTGCAGGCCGATTCCGGCAGCTGTGCCTGCTGGCGCTGCAAGGCCTCGAGGCTGCGCCCCGCCAGTACCACCCGAGCACCTCGGGCCGCGGCCTGGCGCGTCACCGCAGCGCCGATGCCGCTGCCGGCGCCAATCACCACCAAGGTTTGCCGGGCCAGGCTTGAGTTGGAA
The DNA window shown above is from Pseudomonas protegens CHA0 and carries:
- a CDS encoding SDR family oxidoreductase: MTLSNSSLARQTLVVIGAGSGIGAAVTRQAAARGARVVLAGRSLEALQRQQAQLPESACSIAVDITDTASLQALFARVGAFDHLVISAGPAIAAKPLADTDLLDAQRAFEVKFWGVWRAVQAALPTLAPQGSISLTSGLLSRKMVPGQVLKTTLNAALEALGKHLAKELAPRRVNVISPGVTATEAYAGMPEDAREAMFARTGANLPVGRVGQPDEVAAAFILAMENGFISGSLIDVDGGGLL